Genomic DNA from Oryzomonas sagensis:
CCTATGCCGGCGAGGTCGAGAACATCTCCCTGAGCGGCGCCCTGGTCAATCTGGACAACGCGATCCCGGACTGCGTGCATCCCGGCTGTAGGTGCGGCCTGACCCTGGGCGGCAGGCCGGACGCCTATCCCGTGAAGTACACCTGCCGCGTGGCCCGGCTCGGCAGCGCCATCGTGGGGGTGCAGATTCTCGAACTCACCTATGGGGGGGAAACCATGCACTGAGGGGGCTCGGTCCCCGTCCCCTGACGGCCCGCCAGAACGCGGCGCAGCGGGATTATGCGCTTACCAGGCTGAAGCGGGCGGCGGAGGGGGGAAAGGGGGGAAAGGGGGGAACGAAAAGCGAAGGGGCGGGNGCGGCCCGCCCCTGTCTGTTTCCGGGAACTACCGTGCCTCGACCTTGAAGATCCTTTTGGCGGTGGCCACCCGCTCCTGCAACTCCGGCCCCTCCAGCTCGGCGACCACCTGGGCCAGGATGTCCGGGATCGGGATCTGCTGGGGGCACTTGTCCAGGCAGGCGCCGCAGGCGATGCACTGGGAGGCGAACCCCGGCTTGTCGTTGAGCAGGTCGCCGCTCATGCGGATGGAATACATGAACTTCGCCTCCTCCGTATTGCCGAACAGGTGCATCTTGTTGTAGACATCGAAACAGCCCGGGATATTTACGCCCACGGGGCAGGGCATGCAGTAGCCGCAGCCGGTGCAGCCGACCTTCATCAGCTCCTGGTACTTCCTGCCGGCCCGGTCCACCAGGGCCAGTTCCTCGCCGGTCAGGGCGCCGCTCAGGGCCGAATCGGCGATGGCCAGGTTCTCCTCGATATGGCGCTCCTCGTTCATGCCCGAGAGCAGCAGTGTGACCTCCGGGTGGTTCCATACCCAGCGCAGGGCCCATTCCACCGGCGGGCGGCGCACCTTCGCCTCGTTCCAGATCGCGGCCACGGCGGGCGGCGGCGTCGGGAGCCCCAGATTCCCTCCCCGCAGCGGTTCCATGACGATCACCCCCAGCCCCTTGGCGGCGGCGTAGCGCAGCCCCGCGGCGCCGGCCTGGTACTCCTGATCCAGGAAGTTGTACTGGATCTGGCAGAATACCCAGGGGTAGGCATCCACGATCCGCGTGAAGTCAGGCCCCAGGCCGTGGAAGGAAAAACCGGCGTTGCCGATCCGCCCGTCGGCCGTGGCCCGGTCGAGAAAATCCGCGACGCCCAGGCTTGCCATGGTATCCCACTGGGGGCCGTCCAGGCTATGGACCAGGTAGTAATCGATGCGGTCGATGCCCAGTTTCTCCAATTGGGCGGCCAGGTAGCGGTCCATGTCGGCGCGGCTCTTGATCATCCACGAGGGGAGCTTGGTCGCGACCTTGACCCGCTCCCGGTAGCCGTCCTTCAGGGCCTTTCCCAGCAGGATTTCGCTCTCGCCGCCGTGGTACGGCCACGCCGTGTCGACGTAATTCACCCCGTTGTCGATGGCCTGGCGGATCTGGGCGATGGCCCGCGGTTCATCGATCCTGCCGTCCTTGGCGGGCAGGCGCATGCACCCGAATCCCAGGACGGAGAGTTCATCCCCGTTCTTCGGCATTGTTCTGTATTGCACGGTAGACCTCCTTTGCGCTAAAGACCCCTTAAAGTATAAATGACTTTATACTAGGTGCAATGGGCCGCAATCTCAATACCCGTTCCTGTCGATTGCTTGCCTATTCCTCGCGAATGCGGCACGGCCGGGCCGGTCAGGGGGGATACTATCGAAAAAGCCGACTAATCCGGCAGGGTGGGCGCCGCCTGCCGTTTTGATTTTGCGATTTCCCGCGCCTGTGGTACAGAGTATCGGCGGCCACGGAGCCGCAGGCGCGCGGGGAACACCGGCCGTGGCCGTGGCCCTCCGCCGGGGGGCTGCTGCTCCGCGCGCTTCGGGGGATGCCGGTGCCGTACCGGTGCGGCGTGGCTTGGCGGTGCGATTACCAATGCGGGGTGACCATGATGAGACGGCAGGATCGGGAGATTACCGGGTTCGAAAACATTATCGACGTCATGAGGGGTTGTACCGTGTGCCACGTGGCGTTCTCCGACGACCCCTATCCCTACGTGGTCCCCATGACCTTTGGCCTGGCAGTGACGGAGACCAACGAGGTAAGCCTCTACTTCCACGGTGCCCAAGAGGGGCGGAAGCACGACCTGATCAAGCGGAACAACCGGGTCGGTTTCGTCATGGAAACGACCCACGGCATCGTCACCGGCCCCCGGGTGGGTGCGTGCGAATGCACCATGGAATTCGAGTCGGTCATGGGCACCGGCACCATGGAGTATGTGGCGGAAGAGGAAAAGGTCGCCGCGCTCCAGACCATGCTCCGGCAGTACGATGTCCGCGAAGGTGAAAACTATCACTTCCACCACGAGGTGGTGCCCCGCATCCATGTCCTGCGCCTGCGGGTCGATGCCCTGTCGGCGAAGCGGCGTGCCGTGGCGACGCAGAAATAGGCGGCGGTGGGCTGGGACAGGCGCTGCCGTTTGGGTACATCCACGTTTTTCATTGCCCCTGCGCTGCGCCGGAGCCCGGACCCTGCCCCCTGAGCAACACACGGAAGTAGTCGATCTCGAAACGATTATCGAGGAGTTGAACGGTGATATTGACCGGAACCATTGTAAATGTTGCCGCCATCTGCGCCGGCGCGCTGGTCGGCCGTTACGCGGGGCGCATCATCCCCGCCAGGATACGGCAAACGGTCATGGTCGGCCTGGGGTTGAGCGTCGTGCTCATCGGGCTGCAACTGGCCCTGAAGAGCAAACAGCCGATGATCGTGATCGGTAGCCTGATACTGGGCGGCATCCTGGGCGAACTCATGGGGATAGAGGCGCGTCTGGAATCGTTCGGCCTGTGGTTGCAGGGGCGTTGTCGCGGCGCCGGTGATATTGCCGAAGGCTTCGTTGCCGCCAGCCTCCTGTTTTGCGTCGGCGCCATGGCAATCATGGGGGCGCTTCAGGACGCCTTCGGCGGCACGCCGACCATCCTCTACGCCAAGGCGGCCCTGGACGGGGTGGCCTCGATCGCCCTGGCCTCGACGCTGGGGATCGGGGTGCTGTTTTCGGCGCTGCCGGTCGCGCTCTATCAGGGGGGCATCACCCTGGCGGCCGATTCCGCAAAATCGCTGCTGACCGGCCCCGTGGTGTCGGAGATGAATGCGGTCGGCGGCCTGTTGATTGTCGCCATCGGCCTGGACCTGGTGGGGATCAAGCGCTTTCCGGTGGGCAACCTGCTGCCGGCGGTCTTTGTCGCGGTGGGGCTCGTGTGGCTGGTTGGGGGGGCGTGAGTGGGCGTGCCGGAGGGCTGGCCTGCAAATTTCAAAATTTGAGGATTGCCGACCTGACCCTCCCGCCCCCGCATCCTGCCCCATGGGCGGGGCCGAAAGCTACGTTTATTCCCCGCCCCGTGCTATACTGAAATCAGGGTTCCATGCGGTCAGCCGCGCCGGAAGCAGGGCTGCGAACCGGCCGCAGGGGGCACGCGGGAAGGGGGTGCACACCATGACATCGAAGAGAACGAACCTGTCGGCAGCTCCCAAGGGGCGGTGCGACATCAAGATATGGAGCGGGGATTGCGAACGGAGCGGCCACCCGGCCGAGGGCGAAAAGTATCTGTGCGTGTCCTGCGGGACGATCGTGGGCCTCAACCATGAGGTGACCCACGACATTTTCCCCTATGTCAGCGGCGATTACGACAAGCTGATTTGAGCGATACGGATATTTCGGCGGCAGGGAATGGGAGGGGCACCGGCTGAGCGCTTTGGTTGGTGTCCCTCGATTAATGCGGGGCTCTGGGAAATTTGCGGATCGTGCCTTTACGACCCCTCCGTACCCGGCTTGATGTAGTCGAAGACCTCTTTCGACCACGCTGCGGACCATGCTCCCAGCGGCACGATGATGTCGCGCAGTTCCTTGCCCCGCCGGGTCAGCGCGTAGCCGTCAAGGGTCTTTTCCACCAGGTCCGCCTCGCGCAGGTCCTTGATGCGGCTATTGAGGATGGAGGGTGAGATGTCGCCGCACCGCTCCTGCAATGTGCGAAACGTGCAGGGGCCTTGTTCCAGGTTCCACAGAACGCCGAGCGCCCAGCGGCGGCCCAGAAGGTCGAACAGGGCGTTGATCGGCGTACCGGAGAGAGAACCGCGTACCTTTTTCCCGGGGCTTGGAATGGACATGGGGCGCGCTTATCTCCTTTGGGGTGGGGATGAACGGGCGTCGATCCGGCTGCCGCGGACAACCGGATCGATGCCCGGAGCGGTTTAACGGGCCCGGGCCGCCTTGATTTCGGCGAGCGTCAGGCCGCCGATCCCGATGTTGGCGCTGTCGAGCTCGTTAATCAGGATGGTGAACTTTTCAGCGGGGATATTTGTGACCTCTGCGGCGGTCTTTGTCAAGTTTTTGATGAGGGCCTTTTTTTGTTCCGTAGCGATGCTGTGCAGATCAACGGTGATAACCGGCATGACAATCTCCTTGCTATTTATTTTGTAGCGCGCTACGTATTTAATAGCATGCTACTAAAAGAGAAGCAATGTTTTTCTGTTGCGGGGCCGCGGTGCGGTTTTGTCGTTGCGCCTGGTGTGGGGAAATGGGGATGCGGCCTCTGATGTGATGTCGCTAGGGGGGCGGTGACGAGGCCAGGGGGGCTGCCCGGATTGCGGCATCTGGTGGGTCAGGTCTACAAACTTCAAAATTTGAAGATTGTAGACCTGACCCTATCGGCCTGCTCCAAATTTCAAAAATTTGAGGATTGTAGACCTGACCCTCCCGGCCTGTTTAAAACTAAAAAAGGGGCATGCTGGAGGGACCGATGACATGCTGGAGGGGTAGGGTTATAAATTTCAAATTTTGAAGATTGAGACCCGGCCCTTCCGACTTGCTCATTACTTCAGAAGGTGAAGATACTTTTTAAAAACCCAACCGCATCTTGGGACTCCGTCTCGATAATCAAAATATTCGATATATATCCACTTTCCACCTTGTTTCAGTAAGGTCACTCTCTGGTTAGGGTAAAGCGCTCCAAAACGTTGAGATTTTGAATTAGGCTTAACTCTAAGGTTTACGATCCTATCCACGACATAGTGTTTGTTGTTATCAACCTGGGGATGTAATTCTGAAATTGCTTGAAGTACCTCTGCCTTGTCAGTAGATAATCTGTTCATGATATTCTCTTCGGTCATATTTCCTGAGTGGAGACAATAAAGAAATGTTAGAATGGTCAGGACATAGCCAATCATTGCTTCAAAAGAAATTAATTTTTTCGGAAGTTTTTTACACTCATTTAACAGTAACTCTGCAAGAGCATTGATTTCTTCGGTAATGATAGATTCAGGATCGGCGGTGGTAGAATCTAATCCATAATGTAAGGTCTCAAGCCTATTCATCATTTCAGTAGCAATACGTTCAGGAAATGCATGGTCAGCAAAATCAAGATACTTTTGTGCATCGAATATTTTTTGATACTCGGACGAAATTCTGTGAATGCTCTGTATCGACATGAATAGAGGAGTAATGGGAAAAGAAAACTTTTGAGATTGAAACTGTTTGAAAATATTTGTGACAGGTGATTCTAACGCCTTACGTATTTCTGAAGTTTGGAACAGATTGGTTGCAAGAGTTTGAAATGGTAAGTCAAACACCTTTCTCCATTGTTCGTACTGACGCTGTAATTCTTGCTGATGCTTTAAGAATGGTGGCTCTACAATATTTTTCAACCAATCGTATTGATTTCGCTGAAATTCTTTCAGGTGTTTCAGTGCAGGTGGTTCAACTACATTTTTAAAAAAATCTTGCTGCGTTTGAAACTCTTTCAGGTATTTAAGAGATGGAGGCTCAAACTCAAATCCGAGATCCTTCATTCCAACAATGCCCAAACTGTTACTACTCACACTAAACCTCCTTCTTTGACTCGAGGAAAAACTAGCGGCAACACATAGGGTCGCGTCTCCATTATTCATATTTCTGGAAGATGAAAAAACGCTACTGCTATTTTGCCCTCCAATTAAAACCCACAAGCACCCTTCTACCTCTCGCATCAATAATTTTCAATCGCAAAATCAATATGTTAAAATAATTAACACTCTGGAAAAGTGTTAAAAAAATTACCACTTTCGAGCCTTTCCCTCCTACCTCCCCGAAATCAAACGAAAAAAAGGCCCCCGAATCGTCTCCGGGAGCCCCTTCTTTGTATCATTTTGTCGCATAGCGTCCGGCCACCCCGCACCGGCCCCGTTCACTTACCCGAACAGTTTATCCCCGCGCTGGTGGCCAAAGGCCGGACTTAAACAGGGGCGTGCCCCTGTTCAAATCCCATGTCCTTATGTCAGCGTAGACCTGTTGTGCCCCATCACCGCGCCATGAGCGCGAACACACCCCAGCCCAGGTATTCACGGGCGTAGGCGGCGTAGCGTTGGGGTGCCGAGGTCAGTTCGGCTCGAACATCTTTCGCAAAGTCATCGTGGGGATTCGCTTCGAACCAGCGGCGCATCGTGAGCCACTTGGCTGCCTCGTACCTGTCCCAACTGTCTTGGTCCGCCAGAACCATTTCCACGATGTCGTAGCCCTGGGTGCCGAAAGAGGCGAGAAGTTCCGGAAGCACGAGGAAGTCCGAGATGGAACGGGCGCGGCATCCCGTGGCGACCTCTTCTGTCGGCGGCAATTGCCGCCAGTACGGCTCGCCGATGAGGATGATCCCACCCGCGCGGAGGCTCTTGGCCAAAAGCTCGATGGTGCCGCTGACTCCGCCGCCGATCCAGGTGGCGCCGACACAGGCCGCCACGCCGGCCTTTTCGTCGGTGACGTAGCCGGCAGCGTCTCCGTGGATGAACTGGACCCGATCGGCGACGCCCAGTTCTTGCGCGCGGAGTTTCGCCTGTTCGGTGAATAGCGGGCTCATGTCGATACCGGTGCCGCTGATTCCGTAGTCGCGTGCCCAGGTACAGAGCATCTCGCCCGAACCGCTGCCGAGGTCGAGCACACGGGTCCCCGGTGCCAGACGCAACGCCGCGCCGAGAGTGGCGAGCTTTTCCGGTGTGAAGGGGTTATGGATGTGATGAGCGCTTTCGGAAATGGTGAATATCCGTGGAATGTCCACTGTTGAAACTCCTTTGTCCGCATGGCAGTGCGCCCCGGTTCCGCCGCTCCGCCGTCAGTCCTTCCCGCCGTCGAATATCTGCTTCAACCACCCATAGCCGCTTACCAGCACGATCCCCGCGATAACCAGCACCGCCCCGATCACGAAGCTCGCCTCCAGCGGTTCGTGCAACAACCACACCCCGAACCCGATGCCGAAGAACGGCGTCATGAACGAGAACACCCCCAGCCGGGAGGCCAGATACTTGCGCAGCAGCCAGAGCCAGGTGAGGTAGCTGGCAAAGGAGACCACCACCGCCTGGAACAGGATGCTCCCCCAGGCCAGGGGGGTGGGGGTGAACGCGGTCTCGCCCAGGCACACGGCCGCCGCCAGCAAGAGGACAAAGGCGGTGATCAATTGATACAGCAGGGCTTGGGTGGCGGATGTGCGGGCGAGGCTTGAACAGCGCAGCACCACCGTGGTGGCGCCCCAGGAAACCCCGGCCATGAGCCCCAGGAAATCCCCCCACAGGATGGCGGCCGGCGCCCCGGCAGCCGGCTGCTGGCTGCGCCCGAAGAACGCGATGACGATGCCCATGAAGGCCAGCAGGATGCCGAACCACTGGAAGCGTTGCAGCCGTTCCGCGGGCAGACGCCAATGGAGCCCCAGGGCGGCGAAGGCGGGAGCGGTGTAGAGGAAGACCGCCATGTGGGAGGCGCTGGTATAGCGCAACCCCTGGCCCACGAACAGGAACTCCAGGGAGAACAGCACCCCCACGACCAGGCCGGGACGCCACGTGCCGTCCCCTAGGGAAATGCGCTCCCCCCGCAGGAACATCAACAGCCCCACCAGCGCCGCCGAGATCCCGGAGCGGAGCGCCAACTGCAGGAGCGGGGCAATATCCGGCGCGGCGGCCTTCAGTGCGACCTGCTGCAGCCCCCAGATAATGCACAGGAGCAGCATCAGCCCCATTGCCAAACCGTCTATCGCTTTATGTGTGTCTATGACCCGCTCCTTCGTCTGCTTTAGTGGAACTATTCAAAATAGCAGAAGCGGGGGAGCAGTCAATAAAATAGCGCGTTCGCCGCCGTCCGGGGAACTCGCGAACAACGCCTTTTCCTGCGCGCCAGCCCAATCAGTGCAGCGGTTTTTCTTCCTCTTCCTCGCCGCTGAGGGCGAGGGATTTCACGGCGCTTGCCGCCGACTTGCCCTGAAGGATGTTCTCAACCTCGCCGTAGGGCATGATCCGTATGCCGTGCAGGCTGATGTTGGCGCATATCGGGTGGCTTTCAATGAATGCGCGGGCTTCGTGGTACGGTAACCTTACCGGCGTGAGGCCACTGTATTCGGCAACGTTCTGGAACCGGTATCCCTTCCCCTCGCGGCACAGGATGTGATACTTCCCGGCGGCAAAAAAACAGATGCCATAGCTATCTTCCGTTGCCATAGTTACGCTCCTGCTCTTCCCCTGCGGGATCATCGGGCAATACGCTTGATTGGAAGGGTAGCAATGCCGGGGGATTTGTCAAGCCGGTGGTCCGTGAAAGAGGGGAACAACATGGGGGGGGCAGGTCTGCCTTCGTCATGGCATGGAACATGGAGAGGCTGCCCCATGTCTTTTCCGCTCAGAAAAAGGGCCCCGGACCGTCTCCGGGAGCCCCGCCTCATCGCTTCATAAGCGACGGGCCGCGGTAGGCGCGCTCCACCGCGCGGCGGGTGCCCGCCTCGACCACGAGCCCCACATACGCCCCAACGATCACATCGCTCAGAAAGTGGTAGTTGGTTGCGATCAGGGCCAGGGCCAACAGCAGCAGCAGCGCCAGGCACGCCGGGCGCCAGCGCGGGTGAAAACGCCACAGGACCGCACAAAGGGCGACGAAGACCACCATGTGCCCGGACGGGAAGCCGGAAAACCGCGCATCGCCGTTGAACCAGTGAAACCCGTACTCCTGGGGCGCGAGCAGCCATTCCCGGGTGTTGATCCTGCCGAAGGCGAATTTCAGGAGCGATTTTGCCAGAAAGGCAGCCGGGGCGGCGACGGCGAGGGTCTCGTACATGATCGCGGGCGCATCGATGCCGTGGCGGGCCACCCGGTAGCGGAACAGGGCGTAGGAGCCTGCGGCAACGCAGACCACCAGGATGAGCAGGGCGTCGGGGATGGAGGAGGTAAAGTGGAGCCACTCCCTGCTGGCGTAAAGGTAGCGCGTGACGAGCCGGGCAACGGGGATGTCCAGGTGGCCGATGCTGTAGGAGGCCGCCAGGGCAAGGGGGACCAGTGCGGCCAGGAGGGCGGTTTCGTACCCCCGGCGCTGGCTGGCGGATGATGCGGTGTCGTGCGGCGCAGGCTGAACTGGAATAAGCGCTCCTTAGTCGTCGGTTGTGTCGGGATGCGGCAGTGGCGGTCTGGTGCCCCTGCGGATACGTACTATACGATTATTTTGCCGTTTTGCAAAGGCGGGCGAGGTCGGTGCCGTTGACAGCGGCCTTTTCATGGGGAACACGCTGCTGTCGCATAACATGCTGAAATTT
This window encodes:
- a CDS encoding PilZ domain-containing protein, coding for MGRMGQRFRIEGHAKCTLHFAGLAYAGEVENISLSGALVNLDNAIPDCVHPGCRCGLTLGGRPDAYPVKYTCRVARLGSAIVGVQILELTYGGETMH
- a CDS encoding aldo/keto reductase; the encoded protein is MQYRTMPKNGDELSVLGFGCMRLPAKDGRIDEPRAIAQIRQAIDNGVNYVDTAWPYHGGESEILLGKALKDGYRERVKVATKLPSWMIKSRADMDRYLAAQLEKLGIDRIDYYLVHSLDGPQWDTMASLGVADFLDRATADGRIGNAGFSFHGLGPDFTRIVDAYPWVFCQIQYNFLDQEYQAGAAGLRYAAAKGLGVIVMEPLRGGNLGLPTPPPAVAAIWNEAKVRRPPVEWALRWVWNHPEVTLLLSGMNEERHIEENLAIADSALSGALTGEELALVDRAGRKYQELMKVGCTGCGYCMPCPVGVNIPGCFDVYNKMHLFGNTEEAKFMYSIRMSGDLLNDKPGFASQCIACGACLDKCPQQIPIPDILAQVVAELEGPELQERVATAKRIFKVEAR
- a CDS encoding pyridoxamine 5'-phosphate oxidase family protein; the encoded protein is MMRRQDREITGFENIIDVMRGCTVCHVAFSDDPYPYVVPMTFGLAVTETNEVSLYFHGAQEGRKHDLIKRNNRVGFVMETTHGIVTGPRVGACECTMEFESVMGTGTMEYVAEEEKVAALQTMLRQYDVREGENYHFHHEVVPRIHVLRLRVDALSAKRRAVATQK
- a CDS encoding DUF554 domain-containing protein; the protein is MILTGTIVNVAAICAGALVGRYAGRIIPARIRQTVMVGLGLSVVLIGLQLALKSKQPMIVIGSLILGGILGELMGIEARLESFGLWLQGRCRGAGDIAEGFVAASLLFCVGAMAIMGALQDAFGGTPTILYAKAALDGVASIALASTLGIGVLFSALPVALYQGGITLAADSAKSLLTGPVVSEMNAVGGLLIVAIGLDLVGIKRFPVGNLLPAVFVAVGLVWLVGGA
- a CDS encoding winged helix-turn-helix transcriptional regulator — protein: MSIPSPGKKVRGSLSGTPINALFDLLGRRWALGVLWNLEQGPCTFRTLQERCGDISPSILNSRIKDLREADLVEKTLDGYALTRRGKELRDIIVPLGAWSAAWSKEVFDYIKPGTEGS
- the dmpI gene encoding 4-oxalocrotonate tautomerase DmpI, which gives rise to MPVITVDLHSIATEQKKALIKNLTKTAAEVTNIPAEKFTILINELDSANIGIGGLTLAEIKAARAR
- a CDS encoding SH3 domain-containing protein; its protein translation is MSSNSLGIVGMKDLGFEFEPPSLKYLKEFQTQQDFFKNVVEPPALKHLKEFQRNQYDWLKNIVEPPFLKHQQELQRQYEQWRKVFDLPFQTLATNLFQTSEIRKALESPVTNIFKQFQSQKFSFPITPLFMSIQSIHRISSEYQKIFDAQKYLDFADHAFPERIATEMMNRLETLHYGLDSTTADPESIITEEINALAELLLNECKKLPKKLISFEAMIGYVLTILTFLYCLHSGNMTEENIMNRLSTDKAEVLQAISELHPQVDNNKHYVVDRIVNLRVKPNSKSQRFGALYPNQRVTLLKQGGKWIYIEYFDYRDGVPRCGWVFKKYLHLLK
- a CDS encoding SAM-dependent methyltransferase, with protein sequence MDIPRIFTISESAHHIHNPFTPEKLATLGAALRLAPGTRVLDLGSGSGEMLCTWARDYGISGTGIDMSPLFTEQAKLRAQELGVADRVQFIHGDAAGYVTDEKAGVAACVGATWIGGGVSGTIELLAKSLRAGGIILIGEPYWRQLPPTEEVATGCRARSISDFLVLPELLASFGTQGYDIVEMVLADQDSWDRYEAAKWLTMRRWFEANPHDDFAKDVRAELTSAPQRYAAYAREYLGWGVFALMAR
- a CDS encoding DMT family transporter → MGLMLLLCIIWGLQQVALKAAAPDIAPLLQLALRSGISAALVGLLMFLRGERISLGDGTWRPGLVVGVLFSLEFLFVGQGLRYTSASHMAVFLYTAPAFAALGLHWRLPAERLQRFQWFGILLAFMGIVIAFFGRSQQPAAGAPAAILWGDFLGLMAGVSWGATTVVLRCSSLARTSATQALLYQLITAFVLLLAAAVCLGETAFTPTPLAWGSILFQAVVVSFASYLTWLWLLRKYLASRLGVFSFMTPFFGIGFGVWLLHEPLEASFVIGAVLVIAGIVLVSGYGWLKQIFDGGKD
- a CDS encoding phosphatase PAP2 family protein, with protein sequence MGHLDIPVARLVTRYLYASREWLHFTSSIPDALLILVVCVAAGSYALFRYRVARHGIDAPAIMYETLAVAAPAAFLAKSLLKFAFGRINTREWLLAPQEYGFHWFNGDARFSGFPSGHMVVFVALCAVLWRFHPRWRPACLALLLLLALALIATNYHFLSDVIVGAYVGLVVEAGTRRAVERAYRGPSLMKR